A part of Halomarina litorea genomic DNA contains:
- a CDS encoding pyrroloquinoline quinone-dependent dehydrogenase produces the protein MSIEEDRAVKAAQDTVVRETDNGYRVLGSPDKSVTHQHDVDRIPQKDVTQEMLSNSGENEEAWLMYGGNYHQHRYTTADVITKENVDQLELEHDLEVGAGSSMEGSPVIVPGDPPIMYQSNGPNHLKAIDPREGDVLWSYTYAVPSEVMLCCDDNNRGVAVYEDKVFMMTLDSGVQALNRYTGEEEWYHSTADHERGYSATWAPIVHEGTLYTGSAGGEYGVRGFHTAIDCETGEEKWFTRTCPEEEWVGDSINQAAGTNWMTATFDEKRNRLYLPVGNPGPDFDGSVRPGPNRNTCGTLCLDAETGERLWFHQESPHDVWDYDSACPRVFIEDLEISHRNQTKDVVVDAGKTGWAYTVDAETGQLIERSEPGVQQLNMFSMIPHIDEGRRGTFMPGGMGGNDWQPPTYNHETGLIYYKMHNNAQEAWWRFEEFEEGKKYWGGILEDETEAMPDEYNGHIASISAIDPETGERVWRDWIDSETYLWGGTMSTATGLMFTGTQNGNVIAYDAENGERLWEFDTGDAPISSSPVSWYDPGTDKQYIAFQIGGSGWLRRGKRDTRLAIFSMSA, from the coding sequence ATGTCAATCGAAGAAGACAGGGCCGTCAAGGCCGCACAGGACACAGTCGTACGGGAGACGGACAACGGGTATCGCGTGCTGGGGTCGCCGGACAAGTCTGTGACACACCAACACGACGTCGACCGCATCCCCCAGAAGGACGTCACCCAGGAGATGCTGAGCAACTCCGGGGAGAACGAGGAGGCGTGGCTGATGTACGGCGGGAACTACCATCAGCACCGCTACACCACGGCCGACGTCATCACGAAGGAGAACGTCGACCAACTCGAACTCGAACACGACCTGGAGGTCGGGGCCGGGTCGAGCATGGAGGGGTCGCCGGTCATCGTGCCGGGCGACCCGCCCATCATGTACCAGTCGAACGGCCCGAACCACCTGAAGGCCATCGACCCGCGCGAGGGCGACGTCCTCTGGAGTTACACCTACGCCGTCCCCTCGGAGGTCATGCTCTGCTGTGACGACAACAACCGGGGCGTGGCCGTCTACGAGGACAAGGTGTTCATGATGACCCTCGACTCGGGGGTGCAGGCCCTGAACCGCTACACCGGCGAGGAGGAGTGGTACCACTCGACGGCCGACCACGAGCGCGGCTACTCGGCGACGTGGGCGCCCATCGTCCACGAGGGCACCCTCTACACGGGGAGCGCGGGCGGCGAGTACGGGGTGCGCGGCTTCCACACCGCCATCGACTGCGAGACGGGCGAGGAGAAGTGGTTCACCCGCACCTGCCCCGAGGAGGAGTGGGTCGGCGACTCCATCAACCAGGCCGCCGGCACCAACTGGATGACGGCCACCTTCGACGAGAAGCGCAACCGCCTCTACTTACCAGTAGGCAACCCCGGCCCGGACTTCGACGGATCGGTGCGCCCGGGGCCGAACCGCAACACCTGCGGGACGCTCTGTCTCGACGCCGAGACGGGCGAACGACTCTGGTTCCACCAGGAGTCGCCCCACGACGTTTGGGACTACGACTCCGCGTGCCCGCGCGTGTTCATCGAGGACCTCGAGATATCCCACCGCAACCAGACCAAAGACGTCGTCGTGGACGCGGGCAAGACCGGGTGGGCGTACACCGTCGACGCGGAGACGGGCCAACTCATCGAGCGCTCCGAGCCGGGGGTCCAGCAGCTGAACATGTTCAGCATGATTCCCCACATCGACGAGGGACGCCGCGGGACGTTCATGCCCGGTGGGATGGGCGGCAACGACTGGCAGCCACCCACCTACAACCACGAGACCGGGCTCATCTACTACAAGATGCACAACAACGCTCAGGAGGCGTGGTGGCGCTTCGAGGAGTTCGAAGAGGGCAAGAAGTACTGGGGCGGCATCCTCGAAGACGAGACCGAGGCGATGCCCGACGAGTACAACGGCCACATCGCCTCCATCAGCGCCATCGACCCCGAGACGGGCGAGCGGGTCTGGCGCGACTGGATCGACAGCGAGACCTACCTCTGGGGCGGGACGATGTCCACGGCGACGGGCCTGATGTTCACCGGCACGCAGAACGGGAACGTCATCGCCTACGACGCCGAGAACGGCGAGCGACTGTGGGAGTTCGACACGGGCGACGCGCCCATCTCCTCCAGTCCCGTCAGCTGGTACGACCCCGGGACGGACAAGCAGTACATCGCGTTCCAGATCGGCGGCAGCGGGTGGCTCCGTCGCGGCAAGCGCGACACCCGGCTGGCCATCTTCTCGATGTCCGCCTGA
- the fer gene encoding ferredoxin Fer has protein sequence MCPQPQLPNVKVGRDAEADAADEEPEATRTVEYLNYQVLTERGWTLEDDDLFEKAAEADLDDADHGTFEAGATRYILDAAEDQGHQWPFECRAASCANCAAILVEGEVTMDMDLILTDEEVEEKGIILTCQSLAVTDRVGIVYNAQHLDYLRDRVIGVREV, from the coding sequence ATGTGCCCGCAGCCGCAGTTGCCGAACGTCAAGGTCGGTCGTGACGCCGAGGCGGACGCCGCGGACGAAGAACCCGAAGCGACCCGGACGGTCGAGTATCTGAACTACCAGGTCCTCACGGAGCGAGGGTGGACGCTGGAGGACGACGATCTCTTCGAGAAGGCGGCCGAGGCGGACCTGGACGACGCCGACCACGGCACGTTCGAGGCCGGGGCGACCCGCTACATTCTCGACGCCGCTGAGGACCAGGGCCACCAGTGGCCCTTCGAGTGTCGCGCGGCCTCTTGTGCGAACTGCGCGGCCATCCTCGTCGAGGGCGAGGTGACGATGGACATGGACCTCATCCTCACCGACGAGGAGGTCGAAGAGAAGGGAATCATCCTCACCTGTCAGAGCCTCGCGGTCACCGACCGGGTGGGGATCGTTTACAACGCCCAGCACCTCGACTATCTCCGCGACCGGGTCATCGGCGTGCGGGAGGTGTGA